Proteins from one Drosophila gunungcola strain Sukarami chromosome 3R, Dgunungcola_SK_2, whole genome shotgun sequence genomic window:
- the LOC128252861 gene encoding ichor, translated as MKFCSMNGPSESEVESLLMSPCWGPPQTSAQDQYLLDGHKLLLEHDLDSLPSDADQKNSLDVLDNLLLNGSSLNALSDLKPLPPFTGYTGHLSINGISGHHYHAIAQRLPDESNNNYMQSAYHAQNQSNATQSNGGSNSNSNSNEHNIVSSSTCLPESVLSGSGGGGGGGGGGGGGGGGGGGNDACLADVKLFADSQLDSKLYSVADSCVMNGSSGSSANGNGAGPSIATLTPIDQVADSLHNSGVRIYKDLTEYVDMNSIDDIAAIIGSAIADTTVPNQLDKDDNNDTRDSWMDLDAWIDGNCIQQESAKVLVSQQDSLGDFMLPHSPLPMHANSSTLQSLLSHGYMPLLQNRLQNGPPNVNSSGGGGGSNPGAGIKGDPQAPTSTSYCNELAAATSSSCSPPGSVVSTTDNPNGLMINPRYLSNPTSNQATGNPHQHGGYTMQNSGLSLKDNGLCSPDLLGNYPHTTTASTTGSELRTGAPKAKRSRSQKKSNQQQQQQQQQQQQQQQQQGEGGGPPTTPQMSAISPSGFSASDLSGLLGKEKPVHRCSICNRGFLNKSNIKVHLRTHTGEKPFRCDVCAKAFRQKAHLLKHQQIHKRIGRD; from the coding sequence TCGGAAGTTGAGAGCCTGCTGATGAGTCCCTGCTGGGGACCGCCCCAGACGTCCGCCCAGGATCAGTACCTGCTCGACGGGCACAAGCTGCTGCTGGAGCACGACCTGGATTCGCTGCCCAGCGATGCGGACCAGAAGAACTCGCTGGATGTGCTGGACAATCTGCTGCTGAACGGATCGTCGCTGAACGCGCTGTCGGATCTGAAGCCCCTGCCGCCCTTCACCGGCTACACGGGCCACCTGTCCATCAATGGGATCTCCGGCCACCATTACCATGCCATTGCCCAAAGGCTGCCGGATGAGAGCAATAATAACTACATGCAGAGTGCCTACCATGCCCAGAACCAATCGAATGCCACGCAATCGAACGggggcagcaacagcaactccaATTCCAATGAGCACAACATAGTCTCCTCCTCCACCTGCTTGCCCGAAAGTGTCCTGAGTGGGAgtggcggcggaggaggcggtggcggaggcggaggcggaggaggcggaggaggcggaggcAACGATGCCTGCCTAGCGGATGTCAAGCTCTTCGCCGATAGTCAACTAGATTCTAAGCTTTACTCCGTGGCCGATAGCTGTGTGATGAACGGATCGTCGGGGTCGTCGGCGAACGGCAATGGAGCCGGTCCAAGCATAGCCACACTAACGCCCATCGATCAGGTGGCCGATTCCCTGCACAACTCGGGTGTTCGCATCTACAAGGACCTGACGGAGTATGTGGACATGAACTCCATCGATGATATAGCCGCCATTATTGGGTCCGCCATTGCGGATACCACGGTGCCCAATCAGCTGGACAAGGATGACAACAACGACACGCGGGACAGCTGGATGGATCTGGATGCGTGGATCGATGGCAATTGCATACAGCAGGAGTCGGCCAAGGTGCTGGTCTCGCAACAGGATTCACTGGGCGACTTCATGCTGCCGCACAGTCCACTGCCCATGCATGCCAATAGCTCGACGCTGCAGAGTTTGCTGAGCCACGGCTATATGCCGCTGCTGCAGAATCGCCTGCAGAATGGTCCGCCAAATGTTAACTCCtcgggaggaggaggaggatcgAATCCCGGAGCGGGGATCAAGGGGGATCCCCAGGCGCCCACATCTACCTCGTACTGCAACGAACTGGCGGCGGCCaccagcagcagttgcagtcCGCCCGGTTCGGTGGTCAGCACCACGGACAACCCGAACGGGCTGATGATCAATCCGCGCTACCTGAGCAACCCAACCAGCAATCAGGCGACGGGGAATCCCCATCAGCATGGTGGCTACACCATGCAAAACTCTGGCCTATCTCTCAAGGATAATGGCCTGTGTTCGCCGGATCTACTGGGCAATTATCCCCATACGACAACGGCCAGCACGACGGGTTCGGAGCTGCGAACTGGAGCGCCCAAGGCCAAGAGATCCCGATCCCAAAAGAAGTccaaccagcagcagcagcagcagcagcaacagcagcagcaacaacaacagcagcagggcGAGGGCGGTGGACCGCCCACAACGCCCCAAATGAGCGCCATTTCCCCGTCCGGTTTTAGCGCCAGTGATCTAAGTGGCCTGCTCGGCAAAGAGAAGCCCGTGCATCGATGCAGCATCTGCAATCGGGGATTCCTCAACAAGTCCAACATCAAGGTGCATCTGCGCACCCACACCGGCGAAAAACCCTTCCGCTGCGATGTCTGCGCCAAGGCCTTTCGCCAGAAGGCGCACCTGCTCAAACATCAACAGATACACAAGAGAATTGGGCGTGACTGA